Part of the Natronobacterium gregoryi SP2 genome, CGTGCTCACGCCGGAGGGGGCGTACGACGAGGTGACCACCGACGGCGTCGCCGCGATGTTTGGCTCCGTCCAGTACGACTTCACACCGCTGTTCTGGGGCTTCGTCGAAGGACTCGAGATGATTACCGAGGAGCCACTCGTCTTCCTGCTGGTCGTCTTCACGTTCTTCTTCGTGGACTTCTTCGATACTGCGGGCACGCTCATCGGCGTCTCCCAGATCGCTGGCTTCCTGGACGACCAGGGTAACCTCCCCGAGATCGAGAAGCCACTGATGGCCGACGCTGTCGGTACCACCGCAGGTGCGATGATCGGTACCTCGACGGTGACGACCTTCATCGAGTCCTCGACCGGGATCGAAGAGGGCGGCCGCACCGGCTTCACTGCACTCGTCGTCGGCGGAATGTTCGTTCTCTCGCTGCTCGTCGTCCCGCTAATGTCTGCGATTCCACAATACGCGACCTACATTGCGCTGGTCGTCGTCGGGATCATCATGCTACAAGGCGTCGCCGACATCGACTGGCAAAACCCCGCGTGGGCGATCACCGCCGGACTGACCATCACGATCATGCCGCTGACCACCTCGATCGCGAACGGACTCGCTGCCGGTATCATCAGCTACCCACTCGTCAAGAGTGCGATGGGCGAACACCGCGACATCTCGCCCGGCCAGTGGGTACTCGCCGGTGCCTTCGTCGTCTACTTCATCGTCTACTTCGCAGTCGAAGCGGGCATGGTCGTCTTCTAGAACTGCAACTTTTCTTCGCGAGTTCCGGCAACCAGGCAGACGACCGATGATCACTTAGGTGTCAGTCGACACCCTCGAGTATGGCCGACATTACGCTATACGACTTGCCTGGCTGCCCGTTCTGTGCGAAGGTCCGAACGAAACTCGAGGAACTCGACCTCGAGTACGACGTGATCGAGGTGCCACGTTCTCACGCCGATCGAACCGACGTCGAAGACGTAAGCGGCCAGACCGGCGTCCCGGTCATCACCGACGAGACACAAGGCGTCGAAGGACTGTACGAGAGCGACGACATCGTCGAGTATCTGGAAGAGACGTACGCCTGACCTCGAGAGTGAATCGGCGCCGATCAGGCTGCTTCTTCGTTTTCTGCCCGTTCGCGGATGACCTTTCGGAGTTCTTCGGCGTCGCGCATCTCCGAGAGTTCGTCGCGTTCGACCAAAGCAGTGCCGTCGACGGCGTTGCGTT contains:
- a CDS encoding NCS2 family permease produces the protein MGVADTLANYFDFGEHETDYRTETLAGITTFLAMAYIIVVNPTIIAPAIFGRPPGEIGADDQAEIAGEMYYWGEVVEMLTVVTILASIVAIVVMAVHAKRPFGLAPGMGLNAFFTFTVVLILGVPWQLALAAVFVEGIIFIALTAVGARKYIIELFPEPVKFAVGAGIGVFLLFLGLQEIQLVVPYESTMVTLGNVLESPVAALSLAGLLLTLLLYARGVRGSIVIGILTTAIAGWALTLAGVVAPDVLTPEGAYDEVTTDGVAAMFGSVQYDFTPLFWGFVEGLEMITEEPLVFLLVVFTFFFVDFFDTAGTLIGVSQIAGFLDDQGNLPEIEKPLMADAVGTTAGAMIGTSTVTTFIESSTGIEEGGRTGFTALVVGGMFVLSLLVVPLMSAIPQYATYIALVVVGIIMLQGVADIDWQNPAWAITAGLTITIMPLTTSIANGLAAGIISYPLVKSAMGEHRDISPGQWVLAGAFVVYFIVYFAVEAGMVVF
- a CDS encoding glutathione S-transferase N-terminal domain-containing protein, with product MADITLYDLPGCPFCAKVRTKLEELDLEYDVIEVPRSHADRTDVEDVSGQTGVPVITDETQGVEGLYESDDIVEYLEETYA